The proteins below come from a single Triticum aestivum cultivar Chinese Spring chromosome 5D, IWGSC CS RefSeq v2.1, whole genome shotgun sequence genomic window:
- the LOC123121506 gene encoding uncharacterized protein isoform X1 — protein MEFLMQSAHKMRKQQNSARGQREQHPHESSSVPCEDASGRCVADAQICAAEAAPVAGSGDKRQGSENSIEHVDPKTPGWIKGLRTFLWIPCLHEFRDTSSGLVLHEMFRYKTPDKVAKSFCATLRFKF, from the exons ATGGAGTTCTTGATGCAG TCTGCCCACAAAATGCGGAAGCAGCAGAACTCTGCTAGAGGTCAACGAGAACAACATCCCCACGAGTCCTCTTCAGTACCCTGTGAGGATGCCTCCGGCCGTTGCGTTGCCGACGCACAGATTTGTGCTGCTGAGGCTGCTCCAGTGGCAGGCAGTGGAGACAAGCGTCAGGGTTCAGAGAACTCCATAGAGCATGTTGACCCGAAAACTCCTGGCTGGATAAAAG GATTAAGAACTTTTCTGTGGATCCCCTGCCTGCATGAATTTCGAGACACAAGCTCGGGGTTGGTGCTTCATGAAATGTTCAGATATAAAACGCCGGACAAAGTTGCCAAGTCCTTCTGTGCGACCTTGAGATTCAAATTTTGA
- the LOC123121506 gene encoding uncharacterized protein isoform X2, which yields MEFLMQQNSARGQREQHPHESSSVPCEDASGRCVADAQICAAEAAPVAGSGDKRQGSENSIEHVDPKTPGWIKGLRTFLWIPCLHEFRDTSSGLVLHEMFRYKTPDKVAKSFCATLRFKF from the exons ATGGAGTTCTTGATGCAG CAGAACTCTGCTAGAGGTCAACGAGAACAACATCCCCACGAGTCCTCTTCAGTACCCTGTGAGGATGCCTCCGGCCGTTGCGTTGCCGACGCACAGATTTGTGCTGCTGAGGCTGCTCCAGTGGCAGGCAGTGGAGACAAGCGTCAGGGTTCAGAGAACTCCATAGAGCATGTTGACCCGAAAACTCCTGGCTGGATAAAAG GATTAAGAACTTTTCTGTGGATCCCCTGCCTGCATGAATTTCGAGACACAAGCTCGGGGTTGGTGCTTCATGAAATGTTCAGATATAAAACGCCGGACAAAGTTGCCAAGTCCTTCTGTGCGACCTTGAGATTCAAATTTTGA
- the LOC123121506 gene encoding uncharacterized protein isoform X3 has product MEFLMQNSARGQREQHPHESSSVPCEDASGRCVADAQICAAEAAPVAGSGDKRQGSENSIEHVDPKTPGWIKGLRTFLWIPCLHEFRDTSSGLVLHEMFRYKTPDKVAKSFCATLRFKF; this is encoded by the exons ATGGAGTTCTTGATGCAG AACTCTGCTAGAGGTCAACGAGAACAACATCCCCACGAGTCCTCTTCAGTACCCTGTGAGGATGCCTCCGGCCGTTGCGTTGCCGACGCACAGATTTGTGCTGCTGAGGCTGCTCCAGTGGCAGGCAGTGGAGACAAGCGTCAGGGTTCAGAGAACTCCATAGAGCATGTTGACCCGAAAACTCCTGGCTGGATAAAAG GATTAAGAACTTTTCTGTGGATCCCCTGCCTGCATGAATTTCGAGACACAAGCTCGGGGTTGGTGCTTCATGAAATGTTCAGATATAAAACGCCGGACAAAGTTGCCAAGTCCTTCTGTGCGACCTTGAGATTCAAATTTTGA
- the LOC123121505 gene encoding probable aspartyl aminopeptidase, giving the protein MAAVVSDLVDFLNASPTAFHAVDEAKRLLKAAGFEQLSEREEWSGLQPGRKYFFTRNHSAIVAFAIGAKYVAGNGFHIIGAHTDSPCLKLKPVTKITKGGYLEVGVQTYGGGLWYTWFDRDLTIAGRVLVREKKDGVVSYGHKLVRVQEPIMRIPTLAIHLDRTISSEGLKINNQNHLVPVLGTLIKHEMQKLVEGNVPGESSGGENTKHHPLLLQLIAKEANCEVDEICDFELQLCDTQPSVVAGAMKEFIFSGRLDNLCMSFCSLKALVESTSTDHSLDHESGVRMVALFDHEEVGSDSAQGAGSPAMLDALTRITGCFNHSNSKLLEKAIQRSFLVSADMAHALHPNYMEKHEENHQPKLHGGLVIKHNANQRYATNAVTAFIFREIAERHQLPIQDFVVRNDMACGSTIGPILASGVGIRTVDIGAPQLSMHSIREMCAVDDVNYSYEHLKAYFEEFTELDNKVKVDC; this is encoded by the exons ATGGCCGCCGTCGTCTCCGACCTCGTCGACTTTCTCAACGCCTCGCCCACCGCTTTCCACGCCGTCG ATGAGGCGAAGCGACTGCTGAAGGCGGCGGGGTTCGAGCAGCTATCGGAGCGGGAGGAGTGGTCGGGGCTTCAGCCCGGCCGGAAGTACTTCTTCACACGCAACCACTCCGCCATCGTCGCCTTCGCTATCGGCGCCAA GTACGTTGCCGGTAATGGGTTCCACATCATTGGCGCACATACGGACAGTCCATGTCTGAAGCTCAAGCCTGTCACCAAG ATAACCAAGGGAGGTTATCTTGAGGTTGGAGTCCAAACTTATGGAGGTGGATTGTGGTACACATGGTTTGACCGTGACCTTACTATTGCTGGTAGGGTGCTTGTGCGAGAGAAGAAGGACGGTGTGGTCTCTTATGGGCATAAGCTTGTAAGGGTGCAAGAGCCTATCATGAGAATCCCCACTTTGGCTATTCACCTAGACAG GACTATCTCCTCGGAAGGTCTCAAGATTAACAATCAGAATCATCTTGTCCCAGTGCTGGGCACATTGATTAAG CATGAAATGCAGAAATTAGTGGAAGGAAATGTTCCAGGGGAGTCATCCGGTGGCGAAAACACAAAGCACCATCCACTATTGTTGCAG TTGATTGCTAAAGAGGCTAATTGTGAAGTTGATGAGATCTGTGATTTCGAGCTGCAGCTGTGTGATACTCAACCAAGCGTTGTAGCAGGTGCCATGAAAGAATTCATCTTTTCGGGAAGGCTTGACAACCTTTGCATGTCATTTTGTTCACTGAAG GCCCTAGTGGAGTCAACTTCTACTGACCACTCTCTTGATCATGAATCTGGCGTCAGGATGGTGGCTCTATTTGATCATGAGGAGGTTGGTTCTGATTCAGCTCAGGGAGCTGGTTCGCCTGCAATGCTGGATGCTTTAACAAGAATCACAGGCTGCTTTAACCATTCAAATTCCAAG TTGCTAGAAAAGGCTATTCAAAGGAGTTTCCTTGTGTCTGCAGATATGGCTCATGCCTTGCACCCCAATTATATG GAAAAGCACGAGGAGAACCACCAGCCAAAGTTGCATGGTGGACTTGTGATTAAGCACAATGCTAATCAACGATATGCTACAAATGCCGTGACAGCTTTTATTTTCCGAGAAATTGCTGAGAGGCACCAGTTACCTATCCAG GATTTTGTTGTTCGCAACGACATGGCTTGTGGGTCAACAATCGGGCCAATACTGGCTAGCGGTGTTGGTATTCGTACTGTGGATATCGGAGCGCCACAATTGTCCATGCACAGCATCAGGGAGATGTGCGCCGTTGACGACGTCAACTACTCATATGAACATCTCAAGGCATATTTTGAAGAATTCACTGAATTGGATAACAAAGTCAAAGTAGACTGCTGA